The Nitrospirota bacterium genome includes a region encoding these proteins:
- the thyX gene encoding FAD-dependent thymidylate synthase translates to MLDAILGKPFCALDDGFIRVIDYMGDDSAVVQAARVSYGTGTKQVQGDRALIRYLMRHSHTTPFEMCEIKLHVRVPMDAWRQWIRHRTANVNEHSTRYSVAIDAAQRTAPDEWRAQATASRQGSTGHLPLTEGKRLSANERQLQKMAREVYEARITAGVAREQARKDLPLSTYTEAYWKIDLHNLLHFLNLRMDVHAQQEIRAYATIIGQEIVARWVPVVWEAFLDYRRHAVQLSRIEAEIIGALVSNATARARSLAGKFGLLNAGKDGRLAPNRERTELEAKLRALGLTLPWG, encoded by the coding sequence ATGTTAGATGCGATATTAGGCAAGCCATTTTGTGCACTCGACGACGGTTTCATTCGCGTCATCGACTATATGGGTGATGACTCCGCGGTTGTTCAGGCCGCACGGGTCTCGTACGGGACGGGTACCAAGCAGGTGCAAGGAGACCGTGCCCTTATTCGCTATCTAATGCGACATTCGCACACAACTCCGTTCGAGATGTGTGAGATCAAGCTCCACGTCCGCGTTCCGATGGATGCGTGGCGCCAGTGGATTAGGCACCGCACCGCAAACGTCAATGAACATTCAACGCGTTACTCCGTCGCCATTGACGCCGCCCAACGCACGGCCCCGGACGAGTGGCGGGCACAAGCTACAGCGAGCCGTCAAGGAAGCACGGGCCACCTACCTCTTACCGAGGGTAAGCGTCTGTCCGCCAATGAAAGGCAGCTTCAGAAAATGGCGCGCGAAGTGTATGAGGCAAGGATCACGGCCGGGGTTGCGCGCGAGCAGGCTCGGAAGGACCTTCCGTTATCTACTTACACTGAAGCGTATTGGAAGATTGATCTCCACAATTTACTTCATTTTCTCAATCTGCGGATGGACGTACATGCGCAGCAGGAGATCCGTGCATACGCGACAATTATCGGCCAGGAAATCGTTGCCAGGTGGGTACCGGTAGTTTGGGAGGCATTCCTCGACTACCGCCGGCACGCCGTTCAACTCTCACGCATCGAGGCCGAGATCATAGGTGCTCTCGTTTCGAACGCCACGGCGCGCGCGCGCAGCCTCGCAGGCAAGTTCGGCCTACTCAACGCGGGCAAGGACGGTCGCCTTGCACCCAACCGTGAGCGAACGGAACTAGAGGCGAAGCTGCGTGCCCTCGGGCTAACATTACCATGGGGTTAG
- a CDS encoding type-F conjugative transfer system secretin TraK — MKYVTKCGVAALWWLALLSAPQAWALQSVSGHDAAVVKVSNRDLNRIALPSKVLKAYTSKPIDVKVEGRDVYVKVPATTAGPIELYLLTEEDTYTLMLVPVPTPAETVVIKAGSDTGPSLEGEPYVRQIKSLLRAIASGAVPKGYDESPVTDAKEECTLAQCSLIPTRRYLGARLSVTEYRLANPDGEPRAYSEASFDQPGTRAVAIERQPIEPGGATRLFRVEEVAP; from the coding sequence ATGAAGTACGTTACGAAATGCGGCGTGGCCGCCCTGTGGTGGTTGGCGTTGCTGTCGGCGCCCCAGGCGTGGGCGCTCCAGAGCGTGTCGGGCCATGATGCGGCGGTGGTGAAGGTCAGCAACCGGGATCTCAACCGCATCGCGCTGCCGTCCAAGGTCCTCAAGGCTTACACGAGCAAGCCGATCGACGTGAAGGTCGAGGGCCGCGACGTGTACGTGAAGGTGCCCGCAACCACTGCCGGACCGATCGAGCTGTACCTGCTCACCGAGGAAGACACCTACACGCTGATGCTGGTTCCGGTTCCCACGCCGGCCGAAACCGTGGTGATCAAGGCCGGATCCGACACCGGGCCCAGCCTGGAGGGCGAACCCTACGTGCGGCAGATCAAATCGCTGCTGCGAGCGATCGCGTCTGGCGCCGTACCAAAGGGCTACGACGAGAGCCCGGTCACCGACGCCAAGGAGGAGTGCACGCTCGCGCAGTGCTCGCTGATCCCGACGCGGCGCTACCTCGGCGCGCGCCTCTCCGTCACCGAGTACCGGCTCGCCAATCCCGATGGGGAGCCGCGCGCGTACTCGGAGGCCTCGTTCGACCAACCGGGGACGCGGGCGGTGGCCATCGAGCGGCAACCGATCGAGCCGGGCGGGGCGACGCGGCTCTTCCGCGTTGAGGAGGTGGCGCCGTGA
- a CDS encoding HD domain-containing protein, with translation MSWEDTPEAWGVYQTALDEATNGKTVRNGDNRNELNTLLGGARSTWSLWGAENDLRWIVLRDSALGLGALSAGLGGVGALVVARTVRRRTTAEHLPRLSRMLVTPNQPLDFSVPQADPRSTALYAQAEKLGVLSPLTEQILACFAASPEHPASLADHLNVPGGLIEHTARTIEIMATLAQGRPDDERRLCLLMALGHDLGKVLAYENSDGGWIDRRLPHDRISGLMIASLPALYSEMGPAHREALLCALRYYHNPEEIPTSAPPVTSVLFELMHKADAIAHEQETSRSRQQVEGVKPYLWEAFCAAVPDFNINRHRGGYPEGFTAEDLVYVLEHALREKTLDRLPSQLKEKLPIRRPLGKLHPAWPLLVDVLREHGVLAEAAQGRKPNPSALFNINASGVTYKCVAALSLPALEALAPEAVRSWTRCQPYEVKLTGARHA, from the coding sequence ATGTCGTGGGAAGACACGCCTGAAGCGTGGGGCGTCTACCAGACCGCTCTGGATGAGGCGACAAACGGGAAAACGGTCCGTAACGGAGACAATCGGAACGAACTCAACACACTACTCGGCGGGGCTCGATCAACCTGGAGTCTCTGGGGAGCCGAAAACGATTTGCGATGGATCGTCTTACGGGACAGCGCGCTCGGCTTGGGCGCCCTGAGTGCTGGACTCGGAGGCGTGGGGGCGCTCGTGGTTGCACGAACCGTTCGGCGCCGGACTACCGCCGAGCATCTGCCGCGATTATCGCGGATGCTCGTCACGCCCAATCAACCACTGGACTTCAGCGTGCCGCAAGCTGACCCGAGATCCACCGCGCTGTACGCACAGGCCGAGAAGCTCGGTGTCCTCTCACCCCTGACCGAGCAGATCCTCGCGTGCTTCGCGGCCTCGCCCGAACACCCGGCCTCGCTGGCCGACCACCTCAACGTCCCGGGCGGGCTCATCGAGCACACCGCGCGGACGATCGAGATCATGGCCACACTCGCGCAGGGTCGGCCCGATGACGAGCGGCGGCTCTGCCTACTGATGGCGCTCGGCCACGACCTGGGAAAGGTGCTGGCCTACGAGAACTCCGATGGCGGCTGGATCGATCGGCGCTTGCCCCACGATCGAATATCCGGACTCATGATCGCGAGCCTGCCCGCTCTCTACTCCGAGATGGGTCCGGCACACCGGGAGGCGCTGTTATGCGCTCTGCGGTACTACCACAACCCCGAAGAGATCCCCACGTCGGCGCCACCGGTCACCTCGGTGCTGTTCGAGCTGATGCACAAGGCCGACGCGATCGCGCACGAGCAGGAAACTTCCCGGAGCCGACAACAGGTTGAGGGGGTGAAGCCCTATCTATGGGAGGCGTTTTGCGCGGCGGTCCCTGATTTCAATATCAACCGGCACCGCGGGGGATATCCCGAGGGGTTCACGGCTGAAGATCTCGTCTATGTGCTCGAACACGCCCTACGAGAGAAGACGCTTGACCGCTTACCGTCGCAGCTCAAAGAGAAGCTGCCGATCCGGCGTCCGCTCGGCAAGCTCCACCCCGCCTGGCCGTTGCTGGTCGACGTGCTGCGAGAGCACGGCGTCCTGGCGGAGGCCGCGCAAGGCCGGAAGCCCAACCCGTCGGCGCTGTTCAATATCAACGCAAGCGGCGTGACGTACAAATGCGTGGCCGCCCTCTCGCTGCCCGCGCTGGAGGCGCTCGCTCCCGAGGCGGTCCGGTCTTGGACACGGTGCCAGCCGTACGAGGTGAAGCTGACCGGGGCGCGGCATGCGTGA
- a CDS encoding TraB/VirB10 family protein, whose product MKLAERLGTLARKPVVVMGVIAVALLVVVVLIIGPGTTPKPTPPKKAVEVNVLGSADLEKEHWRATAEKDLEAIKTQQRAIEAQLKALAEKGSDRFSRTTPSLTTGTVRRDPFEPRIKPAPIQPLLPVAATTPIRPEMVPMPAALPAAEPIRIFGPDTGVGAALASSTPKPVEAAKANGLGEESAYLPSGSFVQGILLSGLDAPAGVTASKEPHPVLIKLSDLAVLPNRARLDIKDCFIVGEGYGDLSSERAYVRTTTLSCVKANGQSLDTALKGFVAGEDGKVGLRGRVVSKQGQFLAKALVAGFAEGLSDVFRLSATTVSVSPLGSTQSLDPERALEAGALSGTGRALDRLAQHYINMAERLFPVIEIDAGRKAEVVVLQGRPLESVEAKAR is encoded by the coding sequence GTGAAGCTGGCGGAACGCCTCGGCACACTCGCTCGCAAGCCCGTGGTCGTCATGGGCGTGATCGCGGTCGCCCTCCTGGTCGTGGTCGTGCTGATCATCGGACCCGGGACCACGCCCAAGCCCACCCCACCCAAGAAGGCGGTGGAGGTCAACGTCTTGGGAAGTGCGGATCTGGAGAAAGAGCACTGGCGCGCGACCGCCGAGAAGGATCTGGAAGCGATCAAGACCCAACAGCGAGCGATCGAGGCGCAGCTCAAAGCGCTCGCGGAGAAGGGATCGGACCGGTTTTCACGAACGACGCCGTCCTTGACGACCGGAACGGTTCGGCGCGACCCGTTCGAGCCGAGGATCAAGCCGGCGCCGATCCAGCCCCTGCTCCCGGTGGCAGCGACGACGCCGATACGACCTGAGATGGTTCCGATGCCTGCGGCGCTTCCCGCAGCCGAGCCGATCCGCATCTTCGGGCCGGATACCGGGGTCGGCGCGGCACTCGCGTCGTCCACTCCGAAGCCGGTTGAGGCCGCGAAAGCCAACGGCTTGGGCGAGGAGTCGGCGTACCTTCCCTCCGGGAGCTTCGTCCAAGGCATCCTCCTCTCCGGGCTCGACGCGCCAGCCGGAGTCACGGCCTCCAAGGAGCCGCACCCGGTGCTGATCAAGCTCTCGGACCTCGCCGTGCTACCCAACCGCGCGCGACTGGACATCAAAGACTGCTTCATCGTGGGCGAGGGGTACGGCGACCTCTCGTCCGAGCGCGCCTACGTCAGGACCACCACGCTCTCGTGCGTGAAGGCGAACGGCCAGAGCCTGGATACCGCGCTCAAGGGGTTTGTCGCGGGCGAGGACGGCAAGGTCGGGCTGCGCGGCCGCGTGGTGTCCAAGCAGGGACAGTTCCTGGCCAAAGCGTTGGTCGCCGGGTTCGCCGAGGGGCTGTCGGATGTCTTCAGGCTCTCGGCCACGACCGTGAGTGTCTCGCCGTTGGGGTCCACCCAGTCGCTCGACCCCGAGCGCGCGCTGGAGGCGGGCGCGCTTTCCGGCACGGGCCGGGCCCTCGACCGCCTGGCGCAGCACTACATCAACATGGCTGAGCGGCTCTTCCCCGTGATCGAGATCGACGCGGGCCGCAAGGCCGAGGTGGTCGTCCTGCAGGGGCGGCCGCTCGAATCCGTGGAGGCCAAAGCCCGATGA
- the traL gene encoding type IV conjugative transfer system protein TraL, giving the protein METRIPRYIDDPPQFLWWELDELMFVVAGFGLGIFLDYPSVGGLIGIVLARLASKQKSGRADGYLWHALYWIGVVAGRPPGHIREMVE; this is encoded by the coding sequence ATGGAGACGCGAATCCCGAGATACATCGACGACCCGCCGCAATTTCTGTGGTGGGAACTGGACGAACTGATGTTCGTCGTCGCCGGCTTCGGCCTCGGCATCTTCCTCGACTATCCCAGTGTCGGCGGGTTGATCGGAATTGTCCTGGCCAGACTGGCCAGTAAGCAGAAATCGGGACGGGCTGACGGGTACCTCTGGCACGCCTTGTACTGGATCGGCGTCGTGGCGGGCAGGCCGCCGGGACACATCCGGGAGATGGTGGAGTGA
- the traE gene encoding type IV conjugative transfer system protein TraE, whose translation MRIERYLAGQREHGLLKLAVLVLVLGLLAEGVLVLLLARSQRIVLVPPALSEQREIWVSDEVASAAYLEDQTRFLLPLLADVHPRNLDAQFSLFLRYVAPESYGAVKAQLLAQAERARRNDLAQVFYIQNLDVKDHTVRATGLLRRFVGKTSTSEEVATYEVRYEMRRGRPVVVGVAVGAPGVGAPERVGP comes from the coding sequence GTGAGGATCGAGCGGTATCTCGCGGGACAACGAGAGCATGGCCTGCTCAAGCTCGCGGTCCTGGTGCTGGTCTTGGGGCTGCTCGCAGAAGGCGTGCTGGTGCTCCTGCTGGCGAGGTCCCAGCGCATCGTGCTCGTCCCGCCCGCGCTCTCGGAGCAGCGCGAGATCTGGGTGAGCGACGAGGTCGCGAGCGCCGCCTACCTGGAGGACCAGACGCGGTTCCTGCTGCCGTTGTTGGCCGACGTGCACCCGCGCAACCTGGACGCGCAGTTCTCGCTCTTTCTGCGCTACGTGGCGCCCGAGTCCTACGGCGCGGTCAAGGCGCAACTGCTCGCCCAGGCCGAGCGCGCGCGCCGGAACGATCTCGCGCAAGTCTTCTACATTCAGAATCTCGACGTGAAAGACCATACCGTTCGAGCGACCGGGCTCTTGCGGCGCTTCGTCGGCAAGACATCCACATCGGAGGAGGTGGCGACCTATGAAGTACGTTACGAAATGCGGCGTGGCCGCCCTGTGGTGGTTGGCGTTGCTGTCGGCGCCCCAGGCGTGGGCGCTCCAGAGCGTGTCGGGCCATGA
- the traA gene encoding TraA family conjugative transfer protein: MKETRTMAQVVVLTLLLLAVLAPAVALAGTADTEFQPLYQKFIDWVSGYLGKTLAVAALIAGLFIGIVRQSPLAAVAGVATAIFAAYGPTVIEGLVGATF; this comes from the coding sequence ATGAAAGAGACACGTACGATGGCCCAGGTCGTGGTGCTCACGCTGCTCTTGCTGGCCGTGCTCGCGCCAGCCGTGGCGCTCGCGGGCACGGCCGACACCGAGTTCCAGCCGCTGTACCAGAAGTTCATCGACTGGGTCAGCGGGTATCTGGGCAAGACGCTGGCCGTCGCCGCCCTGATCGCCGGGCTGTTCATCGGAATCGTCCGGCAGAGCCCGCTGGCCGCGGTGGCTGGAGTGGCAACGGCAATCTTCGCAGCCTACGGACCTACCGTTATTGAAGGTCTGGTCGGCGCCACGTTCTAA
- a CDS encoding TraM recognition domain-containing protein has protein sequence MPDRLLTQHMAVVGSSGAGKTSFLLSLIYQQMRRGGAVIFMDGKRRYTGFAKVAWLAQACGRASDLRVIDPQDPTLSHAYNPLMARDAEREAGIIANKIHRLLPSVPEGHPASYYSNLAYTAILKMVRALHHLKRGFSYRDILAIFETPDQAFRILKQDLYNDNASDSLIEVEKFVRKFKGTAQVSDLLSGLISELGAISSTPMGDFLCRPVSDVDFYQAIKKSQIIYAALPRLQETKKSEKLGKVILTDLQSSIGAVYSEKDFRPLMPCLVVLDEFGSYALPDFAVVFEQAREANVAVVAAFQLTSQLADREKGLSTGFLETVMGNTEMKVFMRLKSLESALWASDFFGQELRWFAQVSAGKSTSDAEQVISLRRYLNPRRTDSNSSSLTHRQMYDQRVRPEALLHELPVGEAMINWSGEPRKTRISWVEPEIEHGWDYAKTLPRFRRKEPTPLGLWQRINQRIYRDLEEEMGKNSKIP, from the coding sequence TTGCCTGACCGGCTGCTCACCCAGCACATGGCCGTGGTCGGCTCGTCCGGTGCGGGCAAGACGAGCTTCCTGCTCTCATTGATCTACCAGCAAATGCGCCGAGGCGGTGCGGTGATCTTCATGGACGGCAAGCGCCGCTACACCGGCTTTGCCAAAGTGGCGTGGCTCGCCCAAGCCTGCGGGCGCGCGAGCGACTTACGGGTGATCGATCCCCAGGACCCGACGCTCTCCCACGCCTACAACCCGCTCATGGCGCGCGACGCCGAGCGCGAGGCCGGGATCATCGCGAACAAGATCCACCGCCTCCTGCCGTCCGTTCCCGAAGGCCACCCCGCCTCGTACTACTCCAACCTCGCCTACACGGCCATTCTCAAGATGGTGCGCGCGCTCCACCATCTCAAGCGTGGGTTCTCGTACCGAGACATTTTGGCAATCTTCGAAACGCCGGACCAGGCGTTCCGGATCTTGAAACAAGATCTGTATAACGATAACGCGTCGGACTCGCTGATCGAGGTGGAGAAGTTCGTGCGGAAGTTCAAGGGCACGGCCCAAGTGAGCGACTTGCTCTCCGGCCTGATCTCGGAGCTAGGCGCGATCTCGAGCACCCCGATGGGGGACTTTCTGTGCCGGCCGGTTAGCGACGTGGACTTCTACCAGGCGATCAAGAAAAGCCAGATCATCTACGCCGCGCTCCCGCGGCTGCAGGAGACGAAGAAATCGGAAAAGCTGGGCAAGGTGATCTTGACCGACCTGCAATCTTCGATCGGTGCGGTTTACAGCGAGAAGGACTTTAGGCCGCTGATGCCGTGTCTGGTGGTGCTGGACGAATTCGGCTCGTACGCCCTCCCCGATTTTGCCGTGGTCTTCGAGCAGGCGCGCGAGGCCAACGTTGCGGTGGTGGCGGCGTTCCAATTGACGTCGCAGCTCGCGGATCGGGAGAAAGGGCTCTCGACGGGATTTCTGGAGACGGTGATGGGGAACACCGAGATGAAAGTCTTTATGCGGCTCAAGAGCCTGGAGTCGGCGCTGTGGGCGTCGGACTTCTTCGGGCAGGAGCTACGGTGGTTCGCTCAAGTATCGGCGGGCAAATCCACATCGGACGCCGAGCAGGTAATCAGCCTGCGTCGCTACCTGAATCCCCGGCGGACAGACTCCAATTCCTCTTCACTCACGCATCGGCAGATGTACGACCAGCGCGTGCGACCGGAGGCGTTGCTGCACGAACTGCCGGTCGGGGAAGCGATGATCAACTGGAGCGGCGAGCCGCGGAAAACGCGTATTTCGTGGGTCGAGCCGGAAATCGAGCACGGCTGGGACTACGCCAAAACGCTGCCTCGCTTTCGGAGGAAGGAACCGACGCCGCTCGGTTTGTGGCAACGGATCAATCAACGGATCTACCGCGATTTGGAAGAGGAAATGGGGAAGAATTCTAAAATACCATAA